The following proteins are co-located in the Penaeus vannamei isolate JL-2024 chromosome 34, ASM4276789v1, whole genome shotgun sequence genome:
- the LOC113824410 gene encoding testis-expressed protein 2 isoform X2 — protein MSGRDGSPKISLALLKGRSAAKSVPSITFRFNPSGDNITQVSDAEEEEDEVSSEVSSAPSLDTSSVGSVTRAESLRDASPVKEPLGSSLGKRSSSLDSNSGPLVEPSTSTAKPVESGGLLSRLTKTFEDKINEIRSEKKEKESKGERDKDKEKLSIGGDGSTESEGGSVSGDRSPTSKERKPIDIVQKTVEEDKASKTDFSGSPPKTKTSIVQDITEHTSKIKSELGNIRPKLSELRQRRSSKESGKNSKENSKGRPFVFTSLLGRDEGLGEEMLLECDEAEVDRAVEAHEDPCVFDEDLAGMDGEDVSSEKDIVDSSKSKTTTPQSSPKKRKSPPSPKKATELPLKEQCLQIVNSFPVSVSVLSKIALGLFIVCFVLPLPRFLAGLVLGVVLAGVAFYCLLRLVLPVTPEPPLVDDGPVLLTLPTYEDKQLYKGWMNELEGEYSPDSYHVSLTHSVFVRLQGSKLQIDHPRGKVPKHARQKEEIRNTVFTHHREYDIAGCEVFLSPRNLPRRWLWSRKYPICIRLHGGSKGSTPSPVSITSTPTGSAHGSPIRFSSAILGRQGSSESGEGNWSLDNNKSSGEDDLMTSSLDMASFEEVTQDMCQEKSLYLFARCDREKDDWFRRLVAASELYVKAQSSPSHKPPPQDIGDTISLEGIPESPFEPAKDQLQMDSAASTPPDLSFERYMARLLYQPGGMTSDGTPGPANVAWINALVGRLLYDFLRNPYWANKVQERVQRKLSKLHIPYFVGEIVVCGVNMGSATPQLNAVGSPQVDARGLWVDLNVEYSGNFTMSLETKLDLMKLKRSTGIGTNMPNTSSPPSPAEPVPHAGPRVYTRSQSSERLLRNVHFDTDTDDSVESSSEEEYEEEGLAAEAGLPVGGSGPTSRRLLKLVDSVAGSRYFQQAAEWRLLQRALQGVSNTRIELSVEVRRLAGTLALNIPPPPADRLWYGFRGVPELVMVARPRLGDRMLNLPFLVEFIQKQLRIVFEKVFVLPNMDDLVIPIMSPLLPGQHQQPRPPWESSHILLNTTEISAPSIPTSSVSTSGIVTPTVKFTPSPH, from the exons ATGAGTGGACGGGATGGAAGCCCCAAAATATCTCTGGCTCTGCTGAAGGGCCGCTCAGCAGCTAAGAGTGTACCAAGCATCACTTTCAGGTTCAATCCCTCAGGGGATAATATCACTCAAGTCTCAGATGCAGAGGAAG AGGAAGATGAAGTGTCAAGTGAGGTGTCGTCAGCACCTTCTTTAGATACCAGCTCAGTTGGTAGTGTGACGCGAGCAGAATCCCTACGTGACGCCTCCCCAGTGAAGGAGCCATTGGGAAGTTCCCTAGGAAAGCGTTCTTCTAGTTTAGACAGTAACAGCGGACCATTAGTAGAACCATCAACTTCAACTGCAAAACCTGTGGAGTCTGGTGGGCTTCTCTCAAGGCTAACAAAGACTTTTGAAGATAAGATCAATGAGATCCgtagtgagaagaaagaaaaagagagcaagggggagagagacaaggataaagaaaaattatCCATTGGAGGGGATGGTTCTACAGAGAGTGAAGGTGGCTCTGTCTCAGGTGACAGATCCCCTACATCCAAGGAAAGAAAACCCATTGACATAGTGCAGAAAACAGTTGAAGAAGATAAAGCATCTAAAACAGACTTCTCAGGATCTCCTCCAAAGACTAAAACAAGTATTGTGCAAGATATAACAGAGCATACTAGTAAAATTAAGTCAGAGCTAGGTAATATACGACCAAAGTTGTCAGAGTTACGACAGAGAAGGAGTTCCAAAGAAAGTGGTAAGAACAGCAAAGAGAACAGTAAAGGCAGACCTTTTGTATTTACCTCACTTCTAGGGAGAGATGAAGGTCTTGGTGAAGAGATGCTGCTGGAGTGCGATGAGGCAGAGGTCGATAGAGCTGTGGAAGCTCATGAAGACCCCTGTGTCTTTGATGAGGATCTGGCTGGAATGGATGGTGAGGATGTATCTTCAGAAAAAGACATTGTAGATTCCAGTAAAAGCAAGACCACCACACCACAATCATctcccaaaaagagaaaaagtcccCCTTCTCCAAAGAAAGCAACAGAGCTACCACTGAAAGAGCAGTGTCTGCAAATTGTGAATTCTTTCCCCGTATCAGTCTCTGTGTTATCAAAAATAGCTCTCGGACTCTTTATAGTGTGCTTTGTGTTACCTCTACCGAGATTCTTGGCAGGCCTGGTGTTGGGTGTTGTATTGGCGGGAGTAGCTTTTTACTGCCTCCTGCGTCTGGTGTTACCTGTCACTCCTGAGCCGCCTCTTGTTGACGATGGACCAGTATTGTTGACACTACCAACTTATGAAGACAAGCAACTGTATAAG GGTTGGATGAATGAATTGGAAGGGGAGTACAGCCCGGATAGCTACCATGTGTCCCTCACCCactctgtgtttgtgcgtctacAGGGATCCAAGCTCCAGATAGATCATCCTAGAG GTAAGGTGCCCAAGCATGCTCGGCAGAAGGAGGAGATTCGTAACACAGTATTTACACACCACAGAGAGTATGACATTGCTGGGTGTGAAGTTTTTCTTTCACCAAGGAACTTACCTCGAAGATG GTTGTGGAGTCGAAAATACCCTATATGCATTCGCCTTCATGGGGGATCAAAAGGCAGCACACCTTCCCCAGTTTCTATTACCTCAACACCAACAGGGTCGGCCCATGGAAGTCCAATACGCTTCTCCAGTGCCA TCTTAGGACGCCAAGGCAGTTCCGAAAGTGGTGAAGGCAACTGGAGTCTTGATAATAACAAGTCATCAGGGGAAGATGACCTGATGACCTCCTCACTGGACATGGCATCATTTGAGGAAGTGACCCAGGACATGTGTCAGGAAAAGTCGCTCTACCTCTTTGCCCGCTGTGATCGGGAAAAGGATGACTG GTTCCGTCGCCTTGTAGCTGCCTCTGAACTGTACGTGAAGGCCCAGTCATCTCCAAGTCATAAACCTCCTCCTCAGGATATTGGGGATACTATATCACTTGAAGGAATTCCAGAATCTCCTTTTGAGCCTGCCAAAGATCAGTTGCAGATG GATTCTGCTGCCTCAACCCCGCCTGACCTGAGCTTTGAACGTTACATGGCGCGCCTTTTGTACCAGCCTGGGGGTATGACATCTGATGGAACTCCAGGCCCTGCGAATGTGGCATGGATTAATGCTTTGGTCGGGCGACTGCTCTATGACTTTTTGCGAAATCCATACTGGGCCAATAAG GTACAAGAACGTGTGCAGCGTAAACTGAGCAAGCTCCACATTCCATATTTTGTGGGGGAGATTGTAGTTTGTGGAGTAAACATGGGATCAGCCACGCCTCAACTGAATGCTGTTGGAAGTCCCCAAGTGGATGCAAGAGGACTCTGGGTTGACCTGAATGTTGAATATTCTGGGAATTTTACCATGAGCTTAGAGACCAAACTGGACCTTATGAAACTTAAACGTAGTACTGGAATAGGAACCAACATGCCAAACACCTCATCTCCTCCGAGCCCAGCAGAGCCAGTGCCTCATGCAGGTCCAAGGGTGTACACACGTTCACAGTCTTCCGAACGCCTTCTTCGCAATGTCCACTTTGACACTGACACAGATGATAGTGTAGAATCTTCAAGTGAAgaagagtatgaggaggaagGTTTAGCAGCTGAAGCAGGACTACCTGTAGGGGGTAGTGGGCCAACCTCTAGACGACTGTTAAAACTAGTCGACTCTGTAGCTGGCTCAAGATACTTCCAGCAGGCAGCAGAATGGCGATTGTTGCAAAGGGCTTTGCAAGGTGTAAGCAACACAAGAATAGAGTTGAGTGTTGAGGTTCGCCGTTTAGCTGGCACTCTGGCATTgaatataccccctcccccagcagacCGGCTTTGGTATGGATTTCGGGGAGTTCCAGAGCTTGTGATGGTTGCTCGACCAAGACTAGGGGACAGAATGCTCAATCTACCATTCCTTGTAGAATTCATTCAAAAGCAACTGAGGATTGTGTTTGAAAAAGTGTTTGTACTTCCAAACATGGATGATTTAGTTATTCCAATCATGTCACCTCTACTACCTGGTCAACATCAACAACCCAGACCACCTTGGGAGTCATCTCACATACTTCTAAATACTACAGAAATCTCTGCACCGTCAATTCCCACCTCATCAGTTTCTACTTCAGGAATAGTCACACCCACAGTCAAGTTTACTCCGTCTCCACACTAA
- the LOC113824410 gene encoding testis-expressed protein 2 isoform X1, producing the protein MGSTFWNELKAAKMSGRDGSPKISLALLKGRSAAKSVPSITFRFNPSGDNITQVSDAEEEEDEVSSEVSSAPSLDTSSVGSVTRAESLRDASPVKEPLGSSLGKRSSSLDSNSGPLVEPSTSTAKPVESGGLLSRLTKTFEDKINEIRSEKKEKESKGERDKDKEKLSIGGDGSTESEGGSVSGDRSPTSKERKPIDIVQKTVEEDKASKTDFSGSPPKTKTSIVQDITEHTSKIKSELGNIRPKLSELRQRRSSKESGKNSKENSKGRPFVFTSLLGRDEGLGEEMLLECDEAEVDRAVEAHEDPCVFDEDLAGMDGEDVSSEKDIVDSSKSKTTTPQSSPKKRKSPPSPKKATELPLKEQCLQIVNSFPVSVSVLSKIALGLFIVCFVLPLPRFLAGLVLGVVLAGVAFYCLLRLVLPVTPEPPLVDDGPVLLTLPTYEDKQLYKGWMNELEGEYSPDSYHVSLTHSVFVRLQGSKLQIDHPRGKVPKHARQKEEIRNTVFTHHREYDIAGCEVFLSPRNLPRRWLWSRKYPICIRLHGGSKGSTPSPVSITSTPTGSAHGSPIRFSSAILGRQGSSESGEGNWSLDNNKSSGEDDLMTSSLDMASFEEVTQDMCQEKSLYLFARCDREKDDWFRRLVAASELYVKAQSSPSHKPPPQDIGDTISLEGIPESPFEPAKDQLQMDSAASTPPDLSFERYMARLLYQPGGMTSDGTPGPANVAWINALVGRLLYDFLRNPYWANKVQERVQRKLSKLHIPYFVGEIVVCGVNMGSATPQLNAVGSPQVDARGLWVDLNVEYSGNFTMSLETKLDLMKLKRSTGIGTNMPNTSSPPSPAEPVPHAGPRVYTRSQSSERLLRNVHFDTDTDDSVESSSEEEYEEEGLAAEAGLPVGGSGPTSRRLLKLVDSVAGSRYFQQAAEWRLLQRALQGVSNTRIELSVEVRRLAGTLALNIPPPPADRLWYGFRGVPELVMVARPRLGDRMLNLPFLVEFIQKQLRIVFEKVFVLPNMDDLVIPIMSPLLPGQHQQPRPPWESSHILLNTTEISAPSIPTSSVSTSGIVTPTVKFTPSPH; encoded by the exons ATGGGGAGTACTTTCTGGAATGAGCTTAAG GCTGCAAAGATGAGTGGACGGGATGGAAGCCCCAAAATATCTCTGGCTCTGCTGAAGGGCCGCTCAGCAGCTAAGAGTGTACCAAGCATCACTTTCAGGTTCAATCCCTCAGGGGATAATATCACTCAAGTCTCAGATGCAGAGGAAG AGGAAGATGAAGTGTCAAGTGAGGTGTCGTCAGCACCTTCTTTAGATACCAGCTCAGTTGGTAGTGTGACGCGAGCAGAATCCCTACGTGACGCCTCCCCAGTGAAGGAGCCATTGGGAAGTTCCCTAGGAAAGCGTTCTTCTAGTTTAGACAGTAACAGCGGACCATTAGTAGAACCATCAACTTCAACTGCAAAACCTGTGGAGTCTGGTGGGCTTCTCTCAAGGCTAACAAAGACTTTTGAAGATAAGATCAATGAGATCCgtagtgagaagaaagaaaaagagagcaagggggagagagacaaggataaagaaaaattatCCATTGGAGGGGATGGTTCTACAGAGAGTGAAGGTGGCTCTGTCTCAGGTGACAGATCCCCTACATCCAAGGAAAGAAAACCCATTGACATAGTGCAGAAAACAGTTGAAGAAGATAAAGCATCTAAAACAGACTTCTCAGGATCTCCTCCAAAGACTAAAACAAGTATTGTGCAAGATATAACAGAGCATACTAGTAAAATTAAGTCAGAGCTAGGTAATATACGACCAAAGTTGTCAGAGTTACGACAGAGAAGGAGTTCCAAAGAAAGTGGTAAGAACAGCAAAGAGAACAGTAAAGGCAGACCTTTTGTATTTACCTCACTTCTAGGGAGAGATGAAGGTCTTGGTGAAGAGATGCTGCTGGAGTGCGATGAGGCAGAGGTCGATAGAGCTGTGGAAGCTCATGAAGACCCCTGTGTCTTTGATGAGGATCTGGCTGGAATGGATGGTGAGGATGTATCTTCAGAAAAAGACATTGTAGATTCCAGTAAAAGCAAGACCACCACACCACAATCATctcccaaaaagagaaaaagtcccCCTTCTCCAAAGAAAGCAACAGAGCTACCACTGAAAGAGCAGTGTCTGCAAATTGTGAATTCTTTCCCCGTATCAGTCTCTGTGTTATCAAAAATAGCTCTCGGACTCTTTATAGTGTGCTTTGTGTTACCTCTACCGAGATTCTTGGCAGGCCTGGTGTTGGGTGTTGTATTGGCGGGAGTAGCTTTTTACTGCCTCCTGCGTCTGGTGTTACCTGTCACTCCTGAGCCGCCTCTTGTTGACGATGGACCAGTATTGTTGACACTACCAACTTATGAAGACAAGCAACTGTATAAG GGTTGGATGAATGAATTGGAAGGGGAGTACAGCCCGGATAGCTACCATGTGTCCCTCACCCactctgtgtttgtgcgtctacAGGGATCCAAGCTCCAGATAGATCATCCTAGAG GTAAGGTGCCCAAGCATGCTCGGCAGAAGGAGGAGATTCGTAACACAGTATTTACACACCACAGAGAGTATGACATTGCTGGGTGTGAAGTTTTTCTTTCACCAAGGAACTTACCTCGAAGATG GTTGTGGAGTCGAAAATACCCTATATGCATTCGCCTTCATGGGGGATCAAAAGGCAGCACACCTTCCCCAGTTTCTATTACCTCAACACCAACAGGGTCGGCCCATGGAAGTCCAATACGCTTCTCCAGTGCCA TCTTAGGACGCCAAGGCAGTTCCGAAAGTGGTGAAGGCAACTGGAGTCTTGATAATAACAAGTCATCAGGGGAAGATGACCTGATGACCTCCTCACTGGACATGGCATCATTTGAGGAAGTGACCCAGGACATGTGTCAGGAAAAGTCGCTCTACCTCTTTGCCCGCTGTGATCGGGAAAAGGATGACTG GTTCCGTCGCCTTGTAGCTGCCTCTGAACTGTACGTGAAGGCCCAGTCATCTCCAAGTCATAAACCTCCTCCTCAGGATATTGGGGATACTATATCACTTGAAGGAATTCCAGAATCTCCTTTTGAGCCTGCCAAAGATCAGTTGCAGATG GATTCTGCTGCCTCAACCCCGCCTGACCTGAGCTTTGAACGTTACATGGCGCGCCTTTTGTACCAGCCTGGGGGTATGACATCTGATGGAACTCCAGGCCCTGCGAATGTGGCATGGATTAATGCTTTGGTCGGGCGACTGCTCTATGACTTTTTGCGAAATCCATACTGGGCCAATAAG GTACAAGAACGTGTGCAGCGTAAACTGAGCAAGCTCCACATTCCATATTTTGTGGGGGAGATTGTAGTTTGTGGAGTAAACATGGGATCAGCCACGCCTCAACTGAATGCTGTTGGAAGTCCCCAAGTGGATGCAAGAGGACTCTGGGTTGACCTGAATGTTGAATATTCTGGGAATTTTACCATGAGCTTAGAGACCAAACTGGACCTTATGAAACTTAAACGTAGTACTGGAATAGGAACCAACATGCCAAACACCTCATCTCCTCCGAGCCCAGCAGAGCCAGTGCCTCATGCAGGTCCAAGGGTGTACACACGTTCACAGTCTTCCGAACGCCTTCTTCGCAATGTCCACTTTGACACTGACACAGATGATAGTGTAGAATCTTCAAGTGAAgaagagtatgaggaggaagGTTTAGCAGCTGAAGCAGGACTACCTGTAGGGGGTAGTGGGCCAACCTCTAGACGACTGTTAAAACTAGTCGACTCTGTAGCTGGCTCAAGATACTTCCAGCAGGCAGCAGAATGGCGATTGTTGCAAAGGGCTTTGCAAGGTGTAAGCAACACAAGAATAGAGTTGAGTGTTGAGGTTCGCCGTTTAGCTGGCACTCTGGCATTgaatataccccctcccccagcagacCGGCTTTGGTATGGATTTCGGGGAGTTCCAGAGCTTGTGATGGTTGCTCGACCAAGACTAGGGGACAGAATGCTCAATCTACCATTCCTTGTAGAATTCATTCAAAAGCAACTGAGGATTGTGTTTGAAAAAGTGTTTGTACTTCCAAACATGGATGATTTAGTTATTCCAATCATGTCACCTCTACTACCTGGTCAACATCAACAACCCAGACCACCTTGGGAGTCATCTCACATACTTCTAAATACTACAGAAATCTCTGCACCGTCAATTCCCACCTCATCAGTTTCTACTTCAGGAATAGTCACACCCACAGTCAAGTTTACTCCGTCTCCACACTAA